CCCTTCGGCCGAACGAACACATCGTGCTACAAGGGAGCGTCCAGCGGAATAGACTGACCCTCGCAGGGAAGCCCATCGACGCGGACCTGCTACAGGGCCGACTCCGCTACGGGTTCAACACCCGGGCCTTCGTATCTGCGTTCGTCCAATACAACCGGGTCGCCCGAGAACTGATCAGCAACGTTCGCTTCAATCTGATCCACGCCCCGCTGAGCGACGTCTTCATTGTGATCTCCGATCGCCGCCGGACAGGTATGGCACCCGGTGAAAGGAGCGTGCTCGATCAGGGAATCACCATAAAGATCACGCGACTTCTGCAGTTCTGACGGAGGCTCGTTCGGCCGTCCCGACGTCGACCCCAGAAACGCCTTAAGCCCTACAACCGAGTGGTTGTAGGGCTTAAGGCGGGATGGCCGGATTCGAACCGGCGACCCCTGCAACCCCATTACCGACAGCATACACGCTTGATTGCGAGAACGTCCTGCTTTATGCGGCTTCTTTAGCGGGATTGCCAGGAGTTGATGCTCCTGAATCTCGGGAGCGAAGGGGGTGAAGTATTGGAGATGGTATTGAAGTCGGCTTGGCTGGGGCCCCACAAGCATCTGGCCCATCTGAACATTCTCTCGTTCCGAGCAAGGGATGAGGCTTGGTGGATGAGATTCCATCCTGACGGAGCTTCCGCTCAAGCCCTTGATCGCCTTCGTCGCGTACTCCACACGCGTGCTTACGCCGCCAAGACCGAACAGGCTTACTGTCGTTGGGTCGAGCGATTCCTGAAATTTGTGGGCGCCATCCCGATCGAGACGATTGGCATGGCTCACGTTGAGCGGTTCCTGGATCATCTGACGGAACGCGACCTTGCGGCCAAGAGCCGAAATCAGGCCGCTTCGGCCCTGACGTTTTTTTTCGGGAGGTGCTGGGTCTCGAGGATATCGACTCCATTCCTCGGGCTCGACAACCCGAGACCTTGCCCACGGTGTTGTCCCCTGGAGAGGTCGAGCGCCTGTTCACTCAGTTGTCTGGGAAGTATCGGCTCATCGGGATGATGATCTATGGGACGGGGGTGCGGGTGAGCGAAGCGTTGGCCTTGAGGGTCAAGGACATCGACTTCGATCTCGCACAGGTCGCGGTCCGAGGCGGAAAGGGTCAGAAGGATCGGATGACCGTACTGCCGGACCGAATCCGTCCGGCGCTCACTCGTCAGATCGAGCTCGTTCGGCAGTTGCATCGCGGTGACCGAAAGCGGGGCAGTGGATGGGCGTCCTTGCCCGGTGCGCTCCACAGGAAGGATCCCGGAGCAGGCTTCCGCTTTGGCTGGCAGTTCCTGTTTCCGGCTTCGAGATTGATCGCCGACAAGAAGAGTGGGAGTAGGGGGCGCCATCATCTGCATCCGACCGCCGTTCAGCGCCAAATCAAGCGAGCTGGCCTCGCAGCCGGCATCACCAAGGCGGTTACTCCTCATGCGCTGAGGCGAACATTTGCGACCGAGATGTCCCGAGCCGGTTGCGACCTAGCTACGATTCAAAGGTTGCTCGGTCACAACGACATTCGCACGACCATGCGTTACGTCCGATCGGTTACGGACACAGGTCTGCACCTTAGGAGTCCCCTCGATCATCCAAGGCGGGATTAGCCAGTCCCACCTCTAGACGATATCCGAACTGAGAAGGCAGCAGAGCGTGCAGCCCAATCAGCCTCTCTCGTTGGTACCGAACTCGAGGCGCGGGGAGGACTGTCGGGCACGTGGCCAAGGCCAGTAGGTTGCTGGATTGGCAGCCTACTCACAGACGTTGATAGAGAGGCGGGCTGCATAATTAATAGTTAGGAGGCGCTCCGAAGGAAGTGGACCTTTGCTGCGTAGTCGTGCCGTGGAGTGAGTCGCACGGTCACGGGCGCATGAGTGACCGAAGGTCGTTTGGCAGTGCGGGTGTCACTCAGCTGTTCGCGATTCCTCCCCAAGGTACTCAATGTTCAAACGCGCACTCAGGCTCGCCGCCTGGCCCGTGCTCATTTCTCTCTTCATCACGCCGGTACGCGTGTTCCTCGAACTGGCCGGCGTGCCCACGGTGTTCGTCTTTCCGCTCGGCTTGCTCTGGCTGGCCTTGGGGTTCGCGGTCTTCTTGGGCACGAGACTCGGCGAAGAGGAACGTCCATATCTGCTCCTGCTCTTGAGCCTCGTAATCTTCTCCCCACCCTCTCGGTTCCCCGTGTTCGTGATGTGGTGGATCGATACGACGTGGGAACTCGGTACTCACTACGACATGTTCGACAGCTGGGGGCAGGCCCTGTTCTCCCAACTCTTCTGGGGCTCCGTCATCCAGGTAATCCCCGGCTTCTTGATCGGGTCAGTGGTCCTCGGCATCAAGAGGGCGCGGGCGAGCGCCGCCTAACAAGGAATTGCTGCTGTCGCGGGATGGGCTGGTAGGTCACGCGCTCACTCTGCTTGCACCTCGCGACCGGTGGGAACCATTGTAGAC
This is a stretch of genomic DNA from Longimicrobiales bacterium. It encodes these proteins:
- a CDS encoding tyrosine-type recombinase/integrase; the protein is MLGLEDIDSIPRARQPETLPTVLSPGEVERLFTQLSGKYRLIGMMIYGTGVRVSEALALRVKDIDFDLAQVAVRGGKGQKDRMTVLPDRIRPALTRQIELVRQLHRGDRKRGSGWASLPGALHRKDPGAGFRFGWQFLFPASRLIADKKSGSRGRHHLHPTAVQRQIKRAGLAAGITKAVTPHALRRTFATEMSRAGCDLATIQRLLGHNDIRTTMRYVRSVTDTGLHLRSPLDHPRRD